A genomic window from Pecten maximus chromosome 4, xPecMax1.1, whole genome shotgun sequence includes:
- the LOC117326500 gene encoding LOW QUALITY PROTEIN: uncharacterized protein LOC117326500 (The sequence of the model RefSeq protein was modified relative to this genomic sequence to represent the inferred CDS: inserted 1 base in 1 codon; deleted 1 base in 1 codon), producing the protein MAAPVESERDLKGRFVSTKKKATVDKKKKCSLKSDHSYCDEPVGVDDKPDSTRDGWKQGRRIIELDVLLSLLKFCKQCRLGPVPLTYDRIFGELQKGLXGYLYVKCQNHDCGYINRVPYGGTHRVNTTGAPCFTINTKLGVAMIDSLDGPDRVNNFLSTLNIKPISNPNFKKIERRAGGFIEQVAKTSTEKAANDAFQMEMEYIANEESTCTLAQSDVTTADDFLEDLGTWVLADASPSVIQNIKHMKEMAPCILDTPEPVTASKQNAATTSSHYDTTSQHILNRIAQTTCTTRRKLLGHFPCKTRKGMTCSADTAWHKRGFDSLTSHTFFMSKADYGKKVVKAIVLHRTCSVCKWWKRNRPGVKVRDHRCVHNHSGSARSMESAAGVQGIQQMSKDGTPVEVLEGHGDNTLISKLRSDHGINMKKRLHKNHVIKNIGKSLYALHHEKGGKLSKNVIIHIQKKYCFAKNQGKPDDLCDNLTALIPHQFGDHSKCKPVFCGFLRKPNETYHHRSQPYKSALKDSALRHRLELLFEPIIDRSVQYSDLGSSQQCEHANKEVTLRAPKSHQYGASDSLDFRVQATSAFINDGRNYIAQSLLFNLMFNQACRSRAVYNSR; encoded by the exons ATGGCGGCGCCCGTTGAATCGGAGCGGGATTTGAAGGGCAGATTTGTTTCGACTAAAAAAAAGGCTACTGTTGATAAAAAGAAGAAGTGTTCTTTGAAATCCGATCACAGCTATTGTGACGAACCTGTCGGAGTCGATGACAAGCCCGATTCTACACGAGATGGCTGGAAACAGGGCCGGCGAATCATTGAACTTGACGTGTTGTTATCCCTCTTGAAGTTTTGTAAACAGTGCAGATTGGGGCCAGTACCTCTAACTTATGATAGAATTTTCGGTGAACTTCAAAAGGGTT GGGGATATTTATATGTGAAATGCCAGAACCATGACTGCGGATATATTAACCGTGTGCCGTATGGAGGAACCCATAGAGTAAACACCACTGGGGCTCCGTGTTTCACGATCAACACCAAACTCGGGGTTG cAATGATAGACAGTCTTGATGGTCCTGATAGAGTGAACAAT TTTCTGTCAACGTTGAATATAAAGCCTATCAGCAATCCAAACTTTAAGAAAATTGAGAGAAGGGCAGGGGGTTTCATCGAACAAGTTGCAAAGACATCAACGGAGAAAGCAGCTAATGATGCTTTTCAAATGGAAATGGA ATATATTGCTAATGAGGAATCTACCTGTACATTGGCTCAAAGTGATGTTACTACCGCTGATGACTTCCTTGAGGATTTGGGTACATGGGTGTTGGCAGATGCATCCCCAAGTGTTAT acaaaatatcaaacacatgAAAGAAATGGCCCCCTGTATACTGGACACACCTGAACCAGTAACAGCATCTAAACAAAATGCAGCTACAACTTCTTCCCATTATGATACTACGAGTCAACACATCTTGAACAG GATTGCCCAAACCACATGTACAACTCGAAGGAAGCTTCTTGGTCATTTCCCATGCAAAACAAGGAAAGGAATGACATGCAGTGCAGATACAGCCTGGCACAAACGTGGATTTGACAGTCTGACAT CACACACATTTTTCATGAGCAAGGCGGATTACGGAAAAAAAGTTGTGAAGGCCATAGTTTTACATCGTACTTGTTCAGTTTGTAAATGGTGGAAACGGAATCGTCCAGGTGTAAAAGTGAGAGATCATCGCTGTGTGCATAATCATTCCGGAAGTGCTCGCTCGATGGAAAGTGCAGCAGGTGTGCAGGGCATCCAACAAATGTCTAAAGACGGGACACCAGTGGAAGTATTGGAAGGTCATGGGGACAATACCTTGATCTCTAAGCTCAGAAGTGACCATGGAATCAATATGAAAAAACGTCTGCACAAGAAtcatgtgataaagaatattggCAAGAGCTTGTATGCTCTACATCATGAAAAAGGTGGAAAACTTAGCAAAAATGTCATTAttcacatacaaaaaaaatactgttttgCTAAAAATCAAGGAAAACCGGATGATCTGTGTGATAACCTTACAGCTCTAATTCCTCATCAGTTTGGTGATCATTCCAAGTGTAAGCCAGTCTTCTGTGGATTTCTTAGAAAACCTAATGAGACTTACCATCATAGAAGTCAGCCGTACAAGTCAGCACTTAAGGACAGTGCCCTACGTCATCGTCTGGAATTACTGTTTGAACCCATTATTGATCGATCAGTTCAATACTCTGATCTGGGATCTTCACAGCAATGTGAGCACGCAAATAAAGAGGTGACACTTAGGGCTCCTAAATCACACCAGTATGGTGCTTCAGACTCACTGGACTTTCGTGTGCAAGCCACCTCAGCTTTCATCAATGACGGCAGGAATTACATAGCTCAG agtTTGTTGTTCAATTTGATGTTCAACCAAGCTTGTAGATCTCGGGCAGTCTACAATTCAAGGTAA